One Vigna unguiculata cultivar IT97K-499-35 chromosome 7, ASM411807v1, whole genome shotgun sequence genomic region harbors:
- the LOC114189828 gene encoding probable xyloglucan endotransglucosylase/hydrolase protein 8 codes for MDSRTCSSVSIIILLAAIVVAHFHSSEAAVSKGSFEDNFSIMWSEDHFTTSKDGQIWYLSLDKDTGCGFQTKQRYRFGWFSMKLKLVAGDSAGVVTAYYMCSENGAGPERDELDFEFLGNRTGEPYLIQTNVYKNGTGGREMRHMLWFDPTEDYHTYSILWNNHQIVFFVDRVPVRVFKNNGEANNFFPNEKPMYLFSSIWNADEWATRGGLEKTNWKLAPFVSSYKDFSVDGCQWEDPYPACVSTTTKNWWDQYDAWHLSGDQKMDYAWVQRNLVIYDYCNDAQRYPTTPEECSLSPWD; via the exons ATGGATTCAAGGACCTGTTCTTCAGTGTCCATCATAATTTTACTTGCAGCAATTGTTGTTGCTCATTTTCATTCATCAGAAGCAGCTGTGTCCAAGGGATCTTTTGAGGACAATTTCAGCATAATGTGGTCCGAGGACCATTTTACTACCTCTAAAGATGGACAGATCTGGTATCTCTCACTAGACAAAGATACAG GATGTGGATTTCAAACAAAACAACGCTACAGATTCGGGTGGTTCAGTATGAAGCTGAAGTTAGTCGCAGGTGACTCTGCTGGTGTTGTGACAGCATATTAT ATGTGCTCAGAAAACGGTGCAGGGCCAGAAAGAGATGAACTTGATTTTGAGTTTCTGGGAAACAGAACCGGGGAGCCTTATTTGATTCAAACAAACGTGTACAAGAATGGGACCGGTGGGCGTGAGATGAGGCATATGCTATGGTTTGACCCAACCGAGGATTACCACACCTACTCCATTCTCTGGAACAACCATCAGATAGT GTTTTTTGTGGATAGAGTTCCTGTGAGGGTGTTCAAGAACAATGGGGAAGCAAACAATTTCTTCCCTAATGAGAAACCCATGTACTTGTTCTCGAGCATATGGAATGCAGATGAATGGGCCACACGAGGTGGGCTTGAGAAGACGAACTGGAAATTAGCTCCATTTGTTTCATCCTACAAGGACTTCAGTGTGGATGGTTGCCAATGGGAAGATCCATACCCTGCATGTGTCTCAACCACAACCAAAAATTGGTGGGATCAGTATGATGCTTGGCACCTCTCTGGTGATCAGAAAATGGATTATGCTTGGGTTCAGAGGAA